The proteins below are encoded in one region of Mya arenaria isolate MELC-2E11 chromosome 15, ASM2691426v1:
- the LOC128218771 gene encoding uncharacterized protein LOC128218771, which produces MNVKQAFNTKPNPAKIVRFLVAMKDAADREKKRVHDARYVGSKVRLWKSEYRCIAVALVSLNELLSEDQSVIDDFESFANTELLVRRSKFVHHGRFAVVMNGSWNYFYDHGECRVFDPDREVKCRLLRVNKNEDPLDDEDEYISYIRNFSNGFVKDNARSILSNMEMEYKSLYSTMEDAVFLIYSYVLPCDELPHMCGHILRDFAQRSKRNIVIGFETISDETNEEKARKALTHAKVSLFGSLIIRNEIIKTRKEHHKRRSERFAKRFTGVTDLEELWDEGYPIKNRHVQKTKLRKRHAR; this is translated from the coding sequence atgaacGTAAAGCAAGCTTTTAACACAAAACCAAATCCTGCCAAAATAGTACGTTTTCTAGTAGCCATGAAGGACGCTGCTGATAGAGAAAAAAAGAGGGTTCATGATGCAAGGTATGTTGGATCTAAAGTCAGATTATGGAAATCTGAATACCGCTGTATTGCTGTTGCTCTTGTGTCTTTAAACGAGCTTCTATCAGAAGATCAATCGGTGATTGATGATTTCGAATCCTTCGCGAATACTGAACTATTAGTCAGACGGTCAAAATTTGTACACCATGGACGGTTTGCTGTTGTCATGAACGGATCCTGGAACTACTTCTATGACCACGGCGAATGTAGAGTTTTTGATCCTGATAGAGAAGTTAAGTGTAGATTACTCCGCGTAAATAAAAACGAAGACCCATTGGATGATGAAGACGAATACATAAGCTACATTAGAAACTTCTCAAATGGGTTCGTGAAAGATAACGCAAGAAGCATTTTGTCAAATATGGAAATGGAATACAAAAGCCTATACTCAACTATGGAAGATGCAGTTTTTCTCATCTATTCGTATGTTTTGCCCTGTGATGAGCTACCCCACATGTGTGGACATATTTTACGAGACTTCGCTCAGAGGTCAAAGCGAAATATTGTTATCGGTTTCGAAACCATATCTGatgaaacaaatgaagaaaaagCAAGAAAAGCACTTACCCATGCAAAAGTATCCTTATTTGGTTCGCTCATTATAAgaaatgaaatcattaaaacacgTAAAGAACACCATAAAAGAAGGTCGGAGCGATTTGCCAAACGATTTACAGGCGTTACAGATCTGGAAGAGCTATGGGATGAAGGATATCCAATCAAAAACAGACACGTGCAGAAAACTAAACTTCGAAAACGGCATGCAAGATGA